One genomic region from Pecten maximus chromosome 5, xPecMax1.1, whole genome shotgun sequence encodes:
- the LOC117327054 gene encoding achaete-scute homolog 1a-like translates to MTTTISLVPIQGLSGSTGDAFQMSGPYILVRATTVAQQVQATRQLGKKPDPSVTREPEALRCKRRTDNTGLHHILPRPQPAAVARRNERERNRVKMVNMGFETLREHVPSGKKNKKMSKVDTLKAASNYIRYLQQMLTSESTEPVSPQTFLDMEMDGQDSDSSSTNGSNGFSASLQESNSLSSLCAALSQSANSLQGNDNLNSFCASLQNNNGIHSFVRSPTVSCSSQNSPAPSLSSDAISESFSSEDEELPDLGSWFT, encoded by the coding sequence ATGACAACTACAATAAGTCTTGTGCCCATACAGGGGCTATCTGGCTCCACCGGAGACGCATTTCAGATGAGTGGACCTTATATCCTAGTTAGAGCTACAACTGTAGCACAGCAAGTACAGGCCACCAGACAGTTGGGAAAAAAACCTGACCCCTCAGTTACCAGGGAACCCGAGGCTTTGCGGTGCAAGAGAAGAACGGATAACACGGGTCTTCATCACATACTTCCTCGACCACAGCCAGCCGCTGTAGCAAGGCGGAACGAGCGGGAACGAAACCGAGTGAAAATGGTCAACATGGGATTTGAAACTTTGAGAGAACATGTTCCAAGCGGcaagaaaaataagaaaatgagTAAGGTGGACACTTTAAAAGCTGCATCAAATTATATACGATATCTTCAACAAATGTTGACTTCTGAATCAACAGAACCAGTTTCGCCACAGACTTTCTTAGATATGGAAATGGACGGACAAGATAGCGATTCTAGTAGTACAAACGGAAGCAACGGCTTCTCTGCCAGTCTCCAAGAAAGCAATAGCTTGAGCAGTTTATGTGCAGCGCTTTCTCAAAGTGCTAACTCTTTACAAGGCAACGATAACCTGAACAGTTTCTGTGCTTCGTTACAAAACAATAACGGCATCCATAGTTTTGTGCGAAGCCCAACAGTGAGTTGTTCATCACAGAATTCGCCAGCTCCAAGTCTGTCTTCTGACGCCATATCGGAGTCGTTCAGCTCGGAAGATGAAGAGCTTCCAGATCTTGGTTCATGGTTCACGTGA